The Gloeomargarita lithophora Alchichica-D10 genomic sequence TTTCGCCTGGGATTTGCGCCGATCCGGGTGAAATTCACGCCCACGGATCGGGATTTGCAACAGTGCGAACAAACGGGCACGGATTTTGCCCAAGCCCTGCGGCAAAAACAACGGCGCCAGGTTGCCCGCCCCACGGATAGCCAAGCCGCCCGCACGGAACAGGCGATGGGACGGGTGGTGGGACCTTTGTGTATTTTGGCCGCCCGCCGGGGGGAATTGACCAGCGCCATGCTCGCCAGTTGGGTGTCCCAAGCCACCTTCAACCCGCCGGGGGTAACTGTAGCGGTGGCCAAAGACCGGGCGGTGGAATCCCTGCTCCACGTGGGCGACCGGTTTGTGCTGAATATCCTGCCGGAGGGTAGCCCCCTGCCCCGCCATTTTTTGAAACCCTTTGCCCCCGGAGAAGACCGGTTTGCGGGTGTGGCTACTACCCTGAGTGCAGACGGTTGCCCGATTTTGAATGATGCCCTTTCGTACTTACATTGTCAAGTGGGACAACGGATGGAATGCGGGGATCACTGGTTGATCTATGCCACGGTGGATGAGGGGAAAGTGCTAAACGCCACGGGGATTACCGCCGTGCATCACCGCAAATCCGGGAATCATTATTAACGACCGATCAGGCTCACCAGCGGCAATAGACTTCTTTGCAAGAGTAATAAATATCTATAAATCAACATGCTTCTAAACTCAGTAAAAATTCAGGCTTGACATTTGCCATCTGAGGTGGATTAAGGACAGATGCAAGAGGTCTAATGAAGCGCACCGGAATTGCCGTCTGGTGCTGTGTTTTCTTGAGCGTTTATAATTCTTTCAATCAAATTATTGCTTAACTGAATTGCTAACTTTTCATCAGTTTTTGCAATTTCAATTACGTTATCTACCTCTCTATTATCAATCATTTCAAATTGACTTTGGTTCGGGCATAAACTATCATTTAAGTCACTCGGTTCAAATTTATCTAAACTGTCCCCATAACTTCTTTTGTTAGTTTTTATTATCTCTTGACCTATATCGCTAATTAAATAAACGAACAATTTATTTGTGAGTTGTTCATAAAAAATATTTGGATAAAAAGAATGAAAGCATGTGAAGTTAATTGCTGTTGTAAAATTTCTTATTACTTTTAGACGGCCTCTGTTGAATACTCCAAACAATATTGGAGCAGGCTTTCTATGTTCAATTTTGAACCAAGGATTCCTCATTCTTGTAAGATATCTCTCGTGGTATCCTGATGTTTCGCCTTGTTTTATGTAATTACGAATTTCTTGCTTTTTCTGTTCTTTTACATCCAAACAATGGACTGGTTTATCTGCATTATGTAGTATATTAAAATCATGCTCAATAAATACCGCTTTGCGTATTTGAGAACTTTTTGTAATACACTTGCAAATATTGTTATCATTCAACTTCCATTTTTCGATTGTTGATTTTGCTAAAGCAAAAAATTCATTTGCACCAGTAGCAATACCTCTTGTAACTGTTCCATACAGAGACAAATTACAGAAGCCATTTGGAGCTTTTTGTGCAGAGAATAATGATGCAATAATGGGTGTCCATTTTTTGTTATATGGTAAATCGGAGGGTTCGATTTCTTGTTGATAGACTTTACTGATATCAGAAATATTATCTATTTCATCATTTCTTTTGATTTGTAAAATTTTAATGGTTTCTTTTATCCCGTCATTTTTACAAAGAAGCACACAAACAGTTGTCGTTGCATCTGGGAATATTTCTTTTTCATTTGAAAAGATTATTATTTGCTTCAATAAATGACTTTCAAGGAGACTCTTTTTAATTTCTTTCCCATATCCAGTATTAAAAAACTCAAAAGGCATAATATAAGCCAAATTACCATTCACTTTAAGTTCTTTTAAAGACTTCACAAGGAATATAGAAGAAATATTAGAGTAACCGATAAGTTTTTTTCCTATTTTTTCTTCGATTTTTGGCAATATATCATGGCGTTTAAGAAATTTCTGAAACCTCATATATGGTGGATTACAAATGATACCGTCAAATTTTTCAACTTCAACTTCCAGATAGTCACTATTGATAACTCTCAAATAAGGACTTTCATCATTATGATTAGCAAATTCCAATATATTTTTATCAATTTCATAACCAACAAAATTTATCTGATTTCTTAAAGATATTCTTATTGCTTCATCATAAAAAACACCCAAACCAAATGCAGGGTCTAACACCCTCTCTGGATTGTCTTTCAAAATCCACTTTACCATGAGACGGGCAACGGGAGGGGGTGTGAAAAATTGACCGTAATCCTTCCTATAATTAAGAGGAGTTTCTTCTATATATCTTAACTCATACATCAATAACATCCCTTATGAATATTTCATTATCAAGATAGCCCTTGCCGCCTTCAAAAGTGACATAAAAAAGCAGACGCCCTCGGTCTAACTCTTTCATGGCGGATTTGTGCTCAGGCATATCAATTTTCCCAAGCACTTCTTTCCCAATTTGTACATTTATCTTAATTGTAGTTTTGCCTTGATTTTTATCATCTCTCTCTATTGAAAAATTATTTCCATCATTGTTATCGTTTGAAACGAATGTCAAAATATTCTTAAAGGATATTATATATGCCCTATCAAAAAATACTTGTAGATAGAAATGCTTGACATTATATTGCTGAATCCATCGGTTGACTAAGGCAATATCTTCCATTTTTGGTGTAATGCTTAAATAATCACGTTTGTGTAGTACTTCTATATTTTCTTTTATGCCTTTTAGTAATTTCCTTAGATTTATTAACTCTTGTGTTGATGACCACGATGGACAACGAAAGTCTAATTCTCTAAAGGTGTCATCCGTAGCATTTGAAATTAGATTGTAAATTGTCTCGTTTTTTCGCTTTAGTAGATCACTAAGATCGGTGCCTATTATGGCGTTTCTAATTTCGTGGCATTTATCAATCGCCTGTCGTTGTCTGTTGTTCATGAATACAGCATATTTGCCTGCCAAGTAAGAACTTGATCTTACTTCAAGCGCAGCCACCGCACTTCTTATATGTTCACTATTTTCAATATTGAACAGCGAAATAATCACGAGAATATTCATTGATTGCCTTAAAGACGATTTTTTCAGCCCAATCACCCTGTTCCTTGTTTGTAAGAAATTCAGAGTAAGCCGTGCTTGGAGGACTTCCAGTCATTTGTATTTCAGTATTAATCTCAAATGGTAATTGCTTTATCAGGTTCAGAATATCGTCTTTGTACATAAATTCTCCTTTTTGTTCTGCCCAAATATTAATTGACCCTAAAACAGCCGTTCAAACCGTTCGTGCTTCTGCCACACCCGCCAGCCCCGCCAACCCGTGACCCCCGCCAGCACGCCCGCCAACAGGGACAGCCAACCGAAGCCGCTCACCAGCAAAATCGTCCCGGAAATCAAAAAACTGCCCGTCAGTACATGGTAATTTCCTGAAGCCTGCTGGGCACTCAGGCGGCGCAATAGGCGTTCCGTCTCCAACGAGCGGCTCCGCACCACCAAGTCCCCCCGCTCCAGCTTGGTGAGGGTTTCCTCCACCCGGCGGGGCAAACCCAACGCCGAATTGCTCATCTGGGCGGCCTGACGACCCAATTGCCCCAACAGGTCTCCATTACTGCGATTGTTCATCATTTGTAAAGCGTAGGGGGTGGCAACGGTAAAAAATTGAAAGTCCGCATCCAAGCCCCGTCCCAGCCCCTCCAGGGTGGAAAATGCCCGCATGACGAAGGTAAAGGTGGCAGGAAACCGGAAGGGTTGGTCGTAGGCCAGGGCGTACAGGTCTTCACTAATGGCACCAATGGACTGCATCTCAAAGGGCTGATCCAGCAGGTTATCTAAAATATATTGCAAGGATCGCCGCACCGGCCCCATATCCCCCTGGGGCATGAGGGCTTTGAGTTGCACCAGGGACTCGATCACCCCATCGGCGTTGCGATCCACAATGCTCATCAGGGTTTGCACCAATTTTTCCTTGGTCTGGGGCTGAATGCGACCCATCATGCCAAAGTCGTAGAAAATCAAATTGCCGTCCGGGTCAACGGCGATATTGCCGGGGTGGGGGTCGGCGTGGAAAAACCCGTGATTTAACACCTGTTCTAGGTAAGCCCGCGCATTCAATTCGGCAATGCGTCTGCGGTCAAGCCCAGCGGCATCTAAAGCGCCGTAATGGCTAATTTTGATCCCTGGTAAATACTCCAGGGTTAATACCCGCAGGGAACAATAGCGCCAATAAATCCGGGGAACTTTTAGCCAAGGTACCTGCCGGAAATTGCGGCGAAACTCATCGGCGTTGCGACCCTCATTGAGGTAATCAATTTCTTCAAATAAAATGCGATAACATTCCTCATAAACCCCCATCCAATCCCGCCCTGGCCCCCAACGGGGATGGTTTTGAAAGTAATAGGCAATATCTTTGACAATCCCCAGGTCAATGTTAAACAACTGGCGCAAACCCGGGCGTTGCACCTTCACCACCACTATTTCACCCGTAGCCAATTCCGCCCGATGCACTTGTCCCAAACTGGCCGCGGCCAAGGGGGTGGATTCAAAATTGAGAAATAATTTCTCCAGGGGTTTGCCCAAATCCGTCTGGACAATCTGCGCCACCTGCTCCAAATTAAAAGCGGGCACCTGGTCTTGCAGTTTGGATAATTCCTCCACATATTCGGCGGGGAAAATATCCGCCCGGGTGGAAAACAACTGCCCCACCTTGATAAACGTTGGCCCCAAATCCAGCAAATTCTCCCGCACCCAGATGGCAATGCGGCGCCGGCGGTGCCCCCGCTTCTCCGGGGTAATGCCCCCCTGGTAGCTCCAGCTTTTTTCAGAGAGCCATTGGGCGGCCAAAAAGCGCAGGACAAACGACCAAATGTCCAAAGAACGGCGCCAGCGGGAGTAGCGCTCCCGATTCCAGCGGTACTGCTTGGTGCTGACGAGGACGGCCACTCTAGTTCGGCTGGCGATAACGTTTGAGTTCGATACGCAAGCGCGCCATTTCCGAGCGCAGTTCATCAATCGTCGTCTGTAAATCCAGGGGTTTTTGTCCCTTGGTGAGGGGCTGGGCTTGGGTGGCCTGCTGTTCTTCAAGGGCGGCGCGTTCGATAATCTGCTGAATCTGTTGCCGCAGAACTTCCCGTTGCTGGACATCCCACCGCCCCACGTTCGCCAGGGTTTCCCCAACCACGTTGCCCACCTGTTCGTACAACGCTTGTGCCGCCGCCCGGCCAATAAAAAATGCTCTTACCACCACCTGCGCTCCCCTAAGTTCCGCCCAAATTATAACGTTTTATTGCCGGGTATGGAGCCAGAACACGCTACCCTATAAAACATTCCCCACATTCCCCATTGGCCTATGTCTTCCTGGTCTGCCCTCCCCGCCCTGTGGCCGGAATTAGCCCAACGCTTCCCCACCCGGATTGCCCTGGAAGAACCCCACCGGCAACCCCCGGTGCAACTTACTTATGCTGAGTTAGCCCAGGCGATTCAAGGCTTTGCCCAAGGATTACAAGCCCTGGGGCTGCAACCGGGGGAACGGGTGGCTCTGTTTGCGGACAATAGCTCCCGGTGGTTGATCGCTGACCAGGGGATTATGCAAAGCGGGGGGGTGGATGTGGTGCGAGGGGCGCAGGCACCCCCGGAGGAATTGGATTTCATCTACCGCCATAGCGAAAGCAGTTTTTTGGTGGTGGATACCCCGGATTTGCTGAAACGCTTGGCTCCCTATTTGGAAACCTGGCAACCCCGGACGGTGATTGTCCTCTGGGGTGAGGGAACTGGGAGTACCTTGAGCTTTAGCCAGGTGATGCAACAGGGGGAAAGGCAGGAATTTAAGCCCCCCCATCTGGCCTCCGAGTCCCTGGCGACTTTGCTTTATACCTCCGGCACCACGGGGAAACCCAAGGGGGTGATGCTCAGTCATGGGAATCTATTGCACCAGGTAGAAAATCTATACGTTGTCTTTACGCCCCAACCGGGGAATATCGCCCTGAGTTTGCTCCCCACTTGGCACTCCTACGGGCGTGCGGGGGAGTATTTTTTGCTCTCGCGGGGGATTCATCAGATTTATAGCACCCTGCGGTATTTCAAGCAGGATTTGACCCAGTACCAACCCCATCACATCGTCGGCGTGCCCCGGATGTGGGAGTCCATCTATGAGGGGGTCGAGCGGGAATTTCGCCAGCAAACTCCCGGCAAACAAAAGCTGATCTGGGGTTTGATTGGCCTCAGCAAACGCTACATCACCGGCAAACGGCTTTGGCAGGGGTTAGCGTTAGAACCGGTACAACCCAGTTGGGCGCAACGGTTGGGCGGGGGTTTGACAGCCCTAGCCCTCTGGCCTCTGCATCAGGTGGCAGACCGAATAGTTTACAAGAAGGTGCGTCAGGCGGTGGGGGGACGGCTGAAGGAAGGGGCGAGTGGGGGCGGTGCCTTGGCTCGCTATCTGGATGATTTTTACGAATTGGCGGGGTTGACTATCCTGGTGGGCTATGGCTTGACGGAAACTTCCCCGGTGCTGACCGCCCGCTGGGTAACCCGGAATTTGCGCTACTCCGCCGGACTGCCCATTCCCGGCACGGAGATTAAAATTGTTGACCCGGAAACCCGCCAGCCCCTACCCGTGACCCGCAAAGGGCTGGTGTTGGCACGGGGGCCGCAGTTGATGAAGGGGTACTACCGCAACCCGGAGGCTACGGCCAAGGTGGTGGATGACCAGGGCTGGTTTGACACCGGGGATTTGGGCTGGGTCACGCCCCAGGGGGATTTGGTGCTGACCGGGCGGGCCAAGGATACCATCGTTCTCAGCAGCGGCGAAAATATCGAACCCCAACCGATTGAGGATGCTTGTTTACAAAGTCCATACATTAGCCAGATAGTTTTAGTGGGTCAGGATGCCCGTCAATTAGGGTGTCTCATCGTTCCCAACGAAATTACCCTCAAGGCGTGGGCGCAGGCGCAGGGTCACAGCTTGATCTTGCCCCAGGATGAACCGGCACCGGGAGCCTGGACATTGGCTACGCCGGAGGTTTTGGAACTGTACCGGCGGGAATTGAAAACCCATTCCCAGGACCGTCCCAGTGTGCGCCCCTTTGAGCAGATTGGGCCATTTCGCCTGATTGCCGAACCCTTTACTATAGATAACGGCCTGATGACCCAAACCCTGAAAATCAAACGCAATCAAGTGATGGAGCGGTATCAGGACTTGATTCGGGAAATGTTTGTTTAAGTTTCCCCGCATCGAGTTTTCGGTAATATCCGTATTCCAGGGAAATGCCTTTTAGTTGGTTCAAATCAATGGAGATGTCCGTATGTTTTTGTCAAACAGGTTATGGCGTAATAGTTTGATAGTTTCTCTGGTTTTATTGGTTTCCAATCAGATGGCGATTAAAACCTTGTCTGAAAGTAAGCCGAACCAGCCCAGGGATATGATTAGCGGTCGTTATACCCTCAAATATCAAAATGTCCACAATGAATTAAATGTTTTGTTATTGCCAAATCAACAAGTGAAGATAGACTTGTTGGCGTTACTAAAAACGGGTAGTGATCTACGCAATGGAGTTGTCCAAGCCCAATTACCTCTCAAAAAGAATAGCCTACTCTATCAGGAGGGGGCTTGTAAACTAGCTTTCAAATTTACCAATAAAGCGGTAGTTGTTACCGAAACTAATGTGGAAGAATGTGGATTTGGTGCTTTTGTTACCGCCCAAGGAACCTATGTAAAGCGGAGCAACATCCCTAAATTTGCGGAAGAACCGGCAAGGATTAAACCATAGGACATCTCTAAAAATAGGTCGCAGGGGCACCGCACTCATTTCGCCATACCCAAAATCAACGCCACGGCGGCGGCCAAATCCGGCTGGATAAAATCCGGCTGGTAGGTTGCCAAGGTTGCCTGATCCCGGATGCCGCTCAACACCGCTACCACCGGGATGCCGTGGGTTTGGGCGGCGATAATATCCGCCTCCGTGTCCCCCACCATCCACACGGGGTGCGCCGGGGCAATCGCCGTTAGGGCTTGCGCCATCAATACGGGTTTGTCCAGATGGTCTTGGGTTTTGACAAAATCATCCCCAATGCAGTAGCGATGTGCCGGGGGAAAAAGGTCGGTCAAACCAAATTGGGCGAGGGCAAAGTTCAGTTCCCTCTGACGGCGCATGGTAATCACATAGCGCTCGATGTTTTGATGTGCTAATTGAGTAAGAATCTCCCGGATTCCAGGCCAAAGCCCATCCCACTCAAAATGGGGAAAAGTATGTACCGTTTCCCGGCGACATTGACTAAACGCCTGGGCTTGGGCGGGGTTCAACCCCGATTGCCTACCAATTTCCGGCTCAGGAACTTGCGCCCGTTTCAAAGCCCAAAATTCACTTTTGCTAAGCACAGTGATTGCGCTATCGGGATGGTTTTGTTGAATTTTTGCCAAACAAAAACCATACACCCGATAGTAACGTTCCGACACATCCGCCACCGGGCCATCAAAATCCGTACACAAGGTTAGCATCGGCATTCCTTCACCTCACCCGCTTCGCTTTTAGATTAGAGTATCCTGGCTGGCCTCGGAGAATGTAACAGAGGCGTTACAATGGGCGCAAGTGAGGCAAACGCATGGATGGGCGGGATATAGCGATTCGGGATTTGCTCCGGCGGTGTGGTGCCCAGGCACGGCAGATGGCTCAGACTGGCTTCGAGGTGATGGAAAAAGGCCCCAGCGACTATGTGACCACGGTGGATCAGGCGTTGGATCGGGAATTTACCCAGCATTTTCGCCAGTGGTTTCCCGCCGATGGGCTGATTACCGAGGAAAACCCGGATTCCCGCCAAGCCTATGCCCAGTTTCCCCAACGGCTGTGGTGTATTGACCCGATTGATGGTACGGATGATTTTGTCCACCACCGCCCTTACTATTCATTGATGGTGGGCTTGCTGGAACAGTACCAACCCAGGGCGGGCTGGGTGTATGCCCCGGTTTTGGAACGGATGTATTGGGGGGGGGTGGGTCAAGGTTTGTATCAACAATTGCCGGATGATTCGATTACAGAACTGCCCTGCAAAATCCCGGAACCTCCCTCAAATTGGTACTGCCCGTTGATGATTGGGGACAAGGATCGCCACCGCTACGGCACGGCTCTGGAGCGGTTGATTCCAGGGGTGGATTTCCAGAGCATGGGCAGTTTTGGCCTCAAGGTGGTGGAGGTGATTCGGGGGCGGGCGCTGGTGTATATGTACTTCAACCAACGGGTGAAAATTTGGGACACGGTTGGCC encodes the following:
- a CDS encoding HsdM family class I SAM-dependent methyltransferase, whose translation is MYELRYIEETPLNYRKDYGQFFTPPPVARLMVKWILKDNPERVLDPAFGLGVFYDEAIRISLRNQINFVGYEIDKNILEFANHNDESPYLRVINSDYLEVEVEKFDGIICNPPYMRFQKFLKRHDILPKIEEKIGKKLIGYSNISSIFLVKSLKELKVNGNLAYIMPFEFFNTGYGKEIKKSLLESHLLKQIIIFSNEKEIFPDATTTVCVLLCKNDGIKETIKILQIKRNDEIDNISDISKVYQQEIEPSDLPYNKKWTPIIASLFSAQKAPNGFCNLSLYGTVTRGIATGANEFFALAKSTIEKWKLNDNNICKCITKSSQIRKAVFIEHDFNILHNADKPVHCLDVKEQKKQEIRNYIKQGETSGYHERYLTRMRNPWFKIEHRKPAPILFGVFNRGRLKVIRNFTTAINFTCFHSFYPNIFYEQLTNKLFVYLISDIGQEIIKTNKRSYGDSLDKFEPSDLNDSLCPNQSQFEMIDNREVDNVIEIAKTDEKLAIQLSNNLIERIINAQENTAPDGNSGALH
- a CDS encoding ABC1 kinase family protein — encoded protein: MNCARKWRACVSNSNVIASRTRVAVLVSTKQYRWNRERYSRWRRSLDIWSFVLRFLAAQWLSEKSWSYQGGITPEKRGHRRRRIAIWVRENLLDLGPTFIKVGQLFSTRADIFPAEYVEELSKLQDQVPAFNLEQVAQIVQTDLGKPLEKLFLNFESTPLAAASLGQVHRAELATGEIVVVKVQRPGLRQLFNIDLGIVKDIAYYFQNHPRWGPGRDWMGVYEECYRILFEEIDYLNEGRNADEFRRNFRQVPWLKVPRIYWRYCSLRVLTLEYLPGIKISHYGALDAAGLDRRRIAELNARAYLEQVLNHGFFHADPHPGNIAVDPDGNLIFYDFGMMGRIQPQTKEKLVQTLMSIVDRNADGVIESLVQLKALMPQGDMGPVRRSLQYILDNLLDQPFEMQSIGAISEDLYALAYDQPFRFPATFTFVMRAFSTLEGLGRGLDADFQFFTVATPYALQMMNNRSNGDLLGQLGRQAAQMSNSALGLPRRVEETLTKLERGDLVVRSRSLETERLLRRLSAQQASGNYHVLTGSFLISGTILLVSGFGWLSLLAGVLAGVTGWRGWRVWQKHERFERLF
- a CDS encoding AccI family restriction endonuclease translates to MIISLFNIENSEHIRSAVAALEVRSSSYLAGKYAVFMNNRQRQAIDKCHEIRNAIIGTDLSDLLKRKNETIYNLISNATDDTFRELDFRCPSWSSTQELINLRKLLKGIKENIEVLHKRDYLSITPKMEDIALVNRWIQQYNVKHFYLQVFFDRAYIISFKNILTFVSNDNNDGNNFSIERDDKNQGKTTIKINVQIGKEVLGKIDMPEHKSAMKELDRGRLLFYVTFEGGKGYLDNEIFIRDVIDV
- a CDS encoding AMP-binding protein, coding for MSSWSALPALWPELAQRFPTRIALEEPHRQPPVQLTYAELAQAIQGFAQGLQALGLQPGERVALFADNSSRWLIADQGIMQSGGVDVVRGAQAPPEELDFIYRHSESSFLVVDTPDLLKRLAPYLETWQPRTVIVLWGEGTGSTLSFSQVMQQGERQEFKPPHLASESLATLLYTSGTTGKPKGVMLSHGNLLHQVENLYVVFTPQPGNIALSLLPTWHSYGRAGEYFLLSRGIHQIYSTLRYFKQDLTQYQPHHIVGVPRMWESIYEGVEREFRQQTPGKQKLIWGLIGLSKRYITGKRLWQGLALEPVQPSWAQRLGGGLTALALWPLHQVADRIVYKKVRQAVGGRLKEGASGGGALARYLDDFYELAGLTILVGYGLTETSPVLTARWVTRNLRYSAGLPIPGTEIKIVDPETRQPLPVTRKGLVLARGPQLMKGYYRNPEATAKVVDDQGWFDTGDLGWVTPQGDLVLTGRAKDTIVLSSGENIEPQPIEDACLQSPYISQIVLVGQDARQLGCLIVPNEITLKAWAQAQGHSLILPQDEPAPGAWTLATPEVLELYRRELKTHSQDRPSVRPFEQIGPFRLIAEPFTIDNGLMTQTLKIKRNQVMERYQDLIREMFV
- a CDS encoding HAD family hydrolase encodes the protein MPMLTLCTDFDGPVADVSERYYRVYGFCLAKIQQNHPDSAITVLSKSEFWALKRAQVPEPEIGRQSGLNPAQAQAFSQCRRETVHTFPHFEWDGLWPGIREILTQLAHQNIERYVITMRRQRELNFALAQFGLTDLFPPAHRYCIGDDFVKTQDHLDKPVLMAQALTAIAPAHPVWMVGDTEADIIAAQTHGIPVVAVLSGIRDQATLATYQPDFIQPDLAAAVALILGMAK
- a CDS encoding 3'(2'),5'-bisphosphate nucleotidase CysQ family protein, giving the protein MDGRDIAIRDLLRRCGAQARQMAQTGFEVMEKGPSDYVTTVDQALDREFTQHFRQWFPADGLITEENPDSRQAYAQFPQRLWCIDPIDGTDDFVHHRPYYSLMVGLLEQYQPRAGWVYAPVLERMYWGGVGQGLYQQLPDDSITELPCKIPEPPSNWYCPLMIGDKDRHRYGTALERLIPGVDFQSMGSFGLKVVEVIRGRALVYMYFNQRVKIWDTVGPIALAQAAGLTCCDLAGHPLRFDPGAVDATSLGHQQRILVGWPDALAKLLPLIQQAVQMTEAL
- a CDS encoding DUF6825 family protein; translation: MVVRAFFIGRAAAQALYEQVGNVVGETLANVGRWDVQQREVLRQQIQQIIERAALEEQQATQAQPLTKGQKPLDLQTTIDELRSEMARLRIELKRYRQPN
- a CDS encoding AccI family restriction endonuclease, coding for MYKDDILNLIKQLPFEINTEIQMTGSPPSTAYSEFLTNKEQGDWAEKIVFKAINEYSRDYFAVQY